A stretch of Tenrec ecaudatus isolate mTenEca1 chromosome 2, mTenEca1.hap1, whole genome shotgun sequence DNA encodes these proteins:
- the FTMT gene encoding ferritin, mitochondrial, whose product MLCCSTFFSKRIKAPLVSLYRARSTFAPPPPRWPPARSFCGAPRAVVPCRLLSTVTTGDPLGLRAGSRVCQNFHPDSEAAINKQINLELYASYVYLSMAYYFSRDDVALHNFAKYFLRLSGEETEHAQKLMWLQNQRGGQICLEDIKKPDLDNWGNGLKAMECALLLEKTVNQALLDLHALASGKRDPHLCDFLETHYLTDQVKSIKELGDHVHTLVKMGAPESGLAEYLFDKHTLGSENKQN is encoded by the coding sequence ATGCTGTGCTGTTCCACGTTCTTTTCCAAGCGCATCAAGGCCCCACTGGTCTCACTATACCGAGCGCGCAGCACCTTCGCGCCGCCGCCTCCGCGCTGGCCCCCGGCGCGCTCTTTCTGCGGTGCCCCGCGAGCTGTGGTCCCCTGCCGCCTGCTGTCCACCGTGACCACCGGAGATCCGCTGGGGCTCCGGGCCGGCTCCCGGGTGTGCCAGAACTTCCACCCTGACTCCGAGGCTGCCATCAACAAGCAGATCAACCTCGAGCTCTACGCGTCCTACGTGTACTTATCCATGGCCTATTACTTCTCTCGGGATGACGTGGCCTTGCACAACTTCGCCAAGTATTTCCTCCGCCTCTCCGGGGAGGAAACAGAGCACGCCCAGAAGCTCATGTGGCTGCAGAACCAGCGAGGAGGGCAGATCTGCCTGGAGGACATCAAGAAACCGGACTTGGACAACTGGGGAAACGGGCTGAAGGCCATGGAGTGTGCTCTGCTTTTGGAAAAGACCGTGAACCAGGCCTTGTTGGACTTGCACGCGCTAGCATCCGGCAAACGTGACCCGCACTTGTGTGACTTCCTAGAGACCCACTACTTGACTGATCAAGTGAAGTCCATCAAAGAACTCGGTGACCACGTGCACACCTTGGTCAAGATGGGGGCCCCGGAATCTGGCCTGGCCGAGTACCTTTTtgacaagcacacccttggaagtGAAAACAAGCAGAACTAA